In one Rhodospirillales bacterium genomic region, the following are encoded:
- a CDS encoding NADH-quinone oxidoreductase subunit B family protein, with protein sequence MRKLLLEGLIRPPLTERAPSPDDAALIELANALGRAGQRRLGRSLSIREVDAGSCNGCELEIHALNNAYYDIERFGLRFVASPRHADVLLVTGPVTRNMREALERTYAATPDPKWVVAVGDCARDGGCFAGSYAVTGGVADVIPVDLHIPGCPPRPLEIVQALLALVQSSAAETRAV encoded by the coding sequence ATGCGGAAGTTGCTCCTCGAAGGCCTGATCCGACCACCGCTCACCGAGCGGGCGCCCTCCCCGGACGACGCGGCGCTGATCGAACTCGCCAACGCGCTCGGCCGTGCAGGACAACGGCGCCTCGGCCGCAGCCTTTCGATCCGCGAGGTCGACGCCGGCTCGTGCAACGGCTGCGAGCTCGAGATCCACGCGCTCAACAACGCCTACTACGACATCGAGCGGTTCGGGCTGCGCTTCGTCGCCTCGCCGCGCCATGCCGACGTGCTGCTGGTCACCGGGCCGGTCACCAGGAACATGCGCGAGGCTCTGGAGCGCACCTACGCCGCGACGCCCGATCCGAAGTGGGTGGTCGCGGTCGGCGACTGCGCGCGCGACGGCGGGTGTTTCGCCGGAAGCTATGCCGTCACGGGTGGCGTCGCGGATGTCATTCCGGTCGACCTGCATATCCCCGGCTGCCCCCCGCGCCCGCTGGAGATCGTGCAAGCTCTCCTGGCGCTGGTGCAGTCGTCCGCGGCCGAGACGAGGGCCGTTTGA
- a CDS encoding glycosyltransferase family 39 protein: protein MKARGSLQTVGQVLALTLFCLALYVPGLTVVPPLDRDEARFAQATKQMLETGDLVDIRFQEEPRHKKPAGIHWLQAASVALVGEPKTTIWPYRLPSALAAWAAALLVFAVGASLFDRRTAWLGAGLTAGSVMLVLEAHQAKTDAVLLATVVAAQLALARLYMSGRADAADVKPPGIAAALTFWNAQAVGILVKGPIAPLVSGLTILALVLADRDGRWLKGLRPKLGVPLALAIVAPWAIAIGVVTDGAFYTSAIGSDLLSKVGSGQESHGAWPGYHMLLMLALFWPGSLYGWPALLQAWRTRAAPGVRFCLAWLVPAWLVFELVPTKLPHYVLPLYPALALLTAHAVLGTAGRLDARWVRAIQVVWAALAIALGVAAMVLPAILGDGFTAWSLVPAAAAFAAAVLTLRLTWRGRPLAATLCALLLGAVTLASTLHWVMPRLSDLWLSREIAALVAEAAPAGDPVVAVAGLSEPSLVFLLGTRTRLTDGAGAARHLAASPGVVVVVSAREADAFRSTAADLGVVPCLRGAVTGLNYSKGDDLQLTLYDRSC, encoded by the coding sequence ATGAAGGCTCGGGGCTCGCTCCAGACCGTCGGGCAGGTGCTCGCCCTGACGCTGTTCTGCCTTGCTCTCTACGTGCCGGGGCTGACCGTTGTGCCGCCGCTCGATCGCGACGAAGCCCGCTTCGCTCAGGCGACCAAACAGATGCTGGAGACCGGCGACCTCGTCGACATTCGCTTCCAGGAGGAGCCGCGCCATAAGAAGCCCGCCGGCATCCACTGGCTGCAGGCTGCGTCCGTGGCGCTGGTGGGCGAGCCGAAGACGACCATCTGGCCCTATCGCCTGCCGTCGGCGCTGGCAGCGTGGGCGGCGGCGCTGCTCGTCTTCGCCGTCGGCGCCTCGCTGTTCGACCGGCGCACCGCCTGGCTCGGCGCCGGACTCACCGCCGGCTCAGTGATGCTGGTGCTGGAGGCGCATCAGGCCAAAACCGACGCGGTGCTGCTTGCCACGGTCGTCGCTGCACAGTTGGCGCTGGCGCGCCTCTACATGAGCGGGCGCGCGGACGCTGCCGATGTCAAACCACCCGGCATCGCCGCCGCCCTGACATTCTGGAACGCACAGGCGGTCGGCATCCTCGTCAAGGGTCCGATCGCGCCGCTGGTCAGCGGCTTGACCATCCTCGCCCTGGTCCTCGCCGACCGCGACGGCCGCTGGCTCAAGGGGCTGCGTCCGAAACTGGGCGTGCCGCTCGCGCTGGCGATCGTCGCACCATGGGCGATCGCCATCGGCGTCGTCACCGATGGCGCCTTCTACACCAGCGCCATCGGCTCCGACCTGTTGTCCAAGGTCGGCTCCGGTCAGGAATCCCACGGCGCCTGGCCCGGCTACCATATGCTCCTGATGCTGGCGCTGTTCTGGCCCGGCTCCCTCTACGGGTGGCCGGCGCTGCTTCAGGCGTGGCGGACACGGGCCGCCCCTGGGGTCCGCTTCTGCCTCGCGTGGCTGGTGCCGGCTTGGCTGGTGTTCGAGTTGGTGCCCACCAAGCTCCCGCACTACGTCTTGCCCCTCTATCCGGCTCTGGCGCTGCTCACCGCCCATGCCGTCCTCGGAACCGCGGGTCGGCTCGACGCGCGCTGGGTAAGGGCGATTCAGGTGGTGTGGGCGGCGCTGGCCATCGCGCTCGGCGTGGCGGCGATGGTGCTGCCGGCGATCCTCGGCGATGGCTTTACAGCCTGGTCCTTGGTCCCCGCCGCCGCCGCGTTCGCCGCCGCGGTGCTGACATTGCGCCTCACTTGGCGCGGCCGGCCGCTGGCGGCGACGCTGTGTGCTCTGCTGCTGGGCGCCGTTACCCTCGCCTCGACGCTGCACTGGGTCATGCCGCGTCTCTCCGATCTCTGGCTCAGCCGCGAAATCGCCGCCTTGGTCGCCGAAGCCGCGCCGGCTGGTGACCCTGTGGTGGCGGTGGCCGGGTTGAGCGAGCCGAGCCTGGTTTTTCTGCTCGGCACCAGGACCCGGCTCACAGATGGCGCCGGCGCCGCCCGTCATCTCGCCGCGTCGCCCGGTGTCGTGGTCGTGGTCAGCGCCCGGGAAGCGGATGCGTTCCGCTCTACAGCCGCGGATCTGGGCGTTGTGCCGTGCCTGCGCGGCGCCGTCACGGGTTTGAACTACTCCAAAGGCGATGATTTGCAACTGACGCTCTACGACCGAAGCTGCTGA
- the rlmN gene encoding 23S rRNA (adenine(2503)-C(2))-methyltransferase RlmN, whose amino-acid sequence MTDERTNLIGLTRAELESRLTAIGEQRFRVRQVWHWIYHRGARDFDQMTSLAKPLRTRLAEHFTTARPEVSREQTSEDGSRKWLLRFADGTEAESVFIPEEDRGALCVSTQVGCTLTCRFCHTGTQRLVRNLDAGEIVAQVLVARDAFGEWPAPPGERMLSNVVVMGMGEPLFNYDNVADALRIIMDPEGIAISRRRITLSTAGVVPMIRRVGADLGVKLAVSLHAATDELRDAIMPINKKYPLAELMQACREYPGADNARRITFEYVMLKGVNDSADDARALAALVRGIPAKFNLIPFNAWPGAPYACSPMATIRRFSAILNDAGYTAPIRVPRGRDILAACGQLRSASERERLSRMTARLAAGIADEHHPRPPDPPTADPPPADPPSA is encoded by the coding sequence ATGACGGATGAACGAACCAACCTGATCGGGCTCACCCGTGCGGAACTGGAAAGCCGGCTGACCGCGATCGGGGAGCAGCGCTTCCGCGTCCGCCAGGTCTGGCACTGGATCTACCACCGCGGCGCCCGCGACTTCGACCAGATGACGTCGCTGGCGAAGCCGCTCCGCACCCGCCTTGCCGAGCATTTCACCACGGCCCGCCCGGAGGTCAGCCGCGAGCAGACGTCCGAGGACGGCTCCCGCAAGTGGCTGTTGCGCTTCGCCGACGGGACGGAAGCGGAATCGGTGTTCATCCCCGAAGAAGACCGTGGCGCCCTGTGTGTCTCGACCCAGGTCGGCTGCACGCTCACCTGCCGGTTCTGCCACACCGGCACCCAGCGCCTCGTGCGCAACCTCGACGCCGGCGAGATCGTCGCGCAGGTGCTGGTGGCCCGGGACGCCTTCGGCGAATGGCCGGCGCCGCCGGGCGAGCGCATGCTGTCCAACGTGGTGGTGATGGGCATGGGCGAACCGCTGTTCAACTACGATAACGTCGCCGACGCGCTCCGCATCATCATGGATCCCGAGGGCATCGCGATCTCACGGCGGCGCATCACGCTCTCGACCGCAGGCGTGGTGCCGATGATCCGCCGCGTCGGCGCCGATCTCGGCGTCAAGCTGGCGGTCAGCCTGCACGCGGCGACCGACGAGCTTCGCGACGCCATCATGCCGATCAACAAGAAATACCCGCTGGCCGAGTTGATGCAGGCGTGCCGGGAGTATCCGGGCGCGGACAACGCGCGGCGGATCACCTTCGAATACGTGATGCTGAAGGGCGTCAACGACTCGGCGGACGACGCCCGCGCCTTGGCGGCGCTGGTGCGCGGCATACCGGCCAAGTTCAACCTGATCCCGTTCAACGCGTGGCCGGGCGCGCCGTACGCCTGCTCGCCGATGGCGACGATCCGCCGCTTCAGCGCCATCCTCAACGACGCCGGGTATACGGCGCCGATCCGGGTTCCGCGCGGACGCGACATCCTGGCAGCGTGCGGACAGCTACGCTCCGCGAGCGAGCGGGAGCGCCTGTCGCGAATGACGGCACGTCTCGCTGCCGGCATCGCCGACGAGCACCACCCGAGGCCGCCCGATCCGCCAACGGCCGACCCGCCGCCGGCCGATCCGCCATCGGCATGA
- a CDS encoding adenylate/guanylate cyclase domain-containing protein: protein MSNKVGRFVFGPSGHAEMPERVRRSIEAQQVQAEKLIGWTQLALVVFFVLLYTVAPKTSEGTPFTPVPYVLALYVLFTGVRLLLSYQWVLPKWFLFISVIGDMGLLMVLIWSFHLQYQQPAPFYLKAPTLLYVFIFISLRTLRFEPTFVIATGTAAAVGWFALLWYAIDAMAGSAAVVTRDYVAYLTSNMVLVGAEIDKIISILLVTAVLAVAQVRARRLLIRAVADATVAQDLSRFVTPDVAARIAHSDRGIRPGVGEVKTASILFCDIEGFSGIAERLSPNELMQTFNDYLAAVGEVIARYGGVITEFRGDAMLVTFNTTIDDPDHAAHALRTALDIQDVLANRRFGSGLALKARCGISTGQLITGAVGTAERLLFTVHGDEVNIAARLEQMNKQYGTYILVTERALAAAGDGFHSTAIGVLPLRGRNAKVQVHALEAAPAMALPQPPVQPDAPVNRV from the coding sequence ATGTCGAACAAGGTCGGCAGGTTCGTCTTCGGCCCGTCCGGGCACGCAGAAATGCCGGAGCGGGTGCGGCGCTCGATCGAAGCACAACAGGTGCAGGCCGAGAAGCTGATCGGCTGGACGCAGCTTGCTCTCGTCGTGTTCTTCGTCCTGCTCTACACGGTCGCGCCCAAGACCTCTGAGGGCACGCCGTTCACGCCGGTGCCCTATGTTCTGGCGCTCTACGTGCTGTTTACAGGCGTCAGGCTGCTCCTCTCGTATCAGTGGGTGCTGCCGAAATGGTTCCTGTTCATCTCGGTGATCGGCGACATGGGCCTCCTCATGGTGCTGATCTGGAGCTTTCATCTGCAGTACCAGCAACCGGCGCCGTTCTATCTCAAGGCGCCGACACTGCTGTATGTGTTCATCTTTATCTCCCTCAGGACGCTCCGCTTCGAGCCGACGTTCGTGATCGCCACCGGCACCGCCGCTGCCGTGGGCTGGTTCGCGCTGCTGTGGTACGCCATCGATGCCATGGCCGGCAGCGCCGCCGTCGTCACCCGCGATTACGTCGCCTACCTGACCTCCAACATGGTCCTCGTCGGGGCGGAGATCGACAAGATCATTTCCATCCTCCTCGTCACCGCGGTTCTGGCGGTGGCGCAGGTGCGGGCGCGGCGCCTTCTGATCCGCGCCGTCGCCGACGCCACGGTGGCCCAGGATCTGTCCCGTTTCGTCACCCCTGACGTCGCCGCCCGCATTGCCCACTCCGACCGTGGCATCCGGCCCGGCGTCGGTGAGGTCAAGACCGCCAGCATCCTGTTCTGCGACATCGAGGGGTTCTCCGGCATTGCCGAACGGCTGTCGCCGAACGAGCTGATGCAGACCTTCAACGACTACCTCGCAGCGGTCGGCGAAGTGATCGCCCGCTACGGCGGCGTCATCACCGAGTTCCGCGGCGACGCCATGCTGGTGACCTTCAACACCACCATCGACGACCCCGACCACGCCGCCCACGCGCTGCGCACCGCCCTCGACATCCAGGACGTGCTCGCCAACCGCCGCTTCGGCAGCGGCCTGGCGCTCAAGGCGCGGTGCGGCATCAGCACCGGCCAGCTGATCACCGGCGCCGTCGGCACCGCCGAGCGGTTGTTGTTCACCGTGCACGGCGACGAGGTCAACATCGCCGCCCGCCTGGAGCAGATGAACAAGCAGTATGGCACGTACATTCTGGTCACCGAGCGGGCCCTCGCCGCCGCCGGCGACGGCTTCCATTCGACCGCCATCGGCGTCCTGCCGTTGCGCGGCCGCAACGCAAAGGTGCAGGTCCATGCCCTCGAAGCGGCGCCCGCGATGGCCTTGCCGCAGCCGCCGGTACAACCCGACGCGCCGGTCAACAGAGTTTGA